In a genomic window of Melanotaenia boesemani isolate fMelBoe1 chromosome 1, fMelBoe1.pri, whole genome shotgun sequence:
- the LOC121646665 gene encoding ribonuclease P protein subunit p25-like, whose product MFTGCGMVSGQNQCLTSNIVKPQSGLDINRQVYFENGVSQGTYPNFQDQTYVNAVMQPAAVNNVSNLLKPTPLPVPPPATKLGQEGFKKVCRTEEDSPCPFPGLASGVLEMRVKEGSKIRNLMGFAMARMHGEKGGSGGSVSNAGLRQVVFTGSGRAVTKTITCAEIMKRKVGSLHQLTKLQYKVVKEVWESAERGASEMTVHRTVPSISILLSKDPLNPQEPGYQPPETVSALWEDREGAEPATQTTCKRTLGPLPYSSFPHCKRLCLGEGVSVLPPH is encoded by the coding sequence ATGTTCACAGGGTGTGGAATGGTCAGTGGCCAGAACCAGTGTCTGACCAGCAACATTGTCAAGCCCCAATCTGGACTGGACATAAACAGACAAGTCTATTTTGAAAATGGGGTAAGCCAAGGAACGTACCCTAACTTTCAGGATCAAACTTACGTCAATGCTGTTATGCAGCCAGCAGCGGTCAACAACGTCTCTAACCTGCTAAAACCCACACCCCTACCAGTTCCGCCTCCAGCGACTAAACTGGGACAAGAAGGATTCAAAAAAGTTTGCCGCACTGAGGAAGACAGCCCTTGTCCCTTCCCAGGTCTTGCATCTGGGGTGTTGGAGATGCGTGTGAAGGAAGGAAGCAAAATCCGCAACTTAATGGGATTTGCTATGGCACGGATGCACGGAGAGAAGGGTGGAAGTGGGGGAAGTGTAAGCAATGCTGGGCTGAGACAGGTCGTCTTCACTGGGTCAGGCCGTGCAGTCACAAAGACTATCACCTGTGCTGAGATCATGAAACGAAAAGTAGGCTCTTTGCACCAGCTGACAAAACTGCAGTACAAGGTGGTAAAAGAGGTGTGGGAGAGCGCCGAACGGGGGGCATCTGAGATGACAGTGCACAGGACTGTTCCTTCCATCAGCATTCTTCTTTCCAAAGACCCTCTGAATCCCCAGGAACCAGGCTATCAGCCCCCAGAGACAGTCAGCGCATTATGGGAGGACAGAGAGGGTGCTGaacctgcaacacaaacaacatgCAAGCGAACCCTTGGACCTTTACCATACAGCAGTTTTCCTCACTGTAAGAGACTGTGTTTGGGGGAAGGAGTCTCTGTCCTTCCTCCTCACTGA